Proteins co-encoded in one Brassica oleracea var. oleracea cultivar TO1000 chromosome C4, BOL, whole genome shotgun sequence genomic window:
- the LOC106338365 gene encoding uncharacterized protein LOC106338365, protein MEICKISMLDLKHSGISLSWRGKRRSHLVYCRLDRTLVNPAWSDRFPTGRYQYLGFEGSNHRPVLTVFDSGKQHRNRLFRYDRRLRENEAVKEIIAEIWNANPDASVNTRLAMCRRAITVWMQEQFFNSKEAINKLKQRLDVAMSDPKGDDKLINDLNLGLMVAYKAEEEFWRQRSRIMWLSLGDKNSGYFHAIAKGRRARDRMTVIEDAVGTAYYEEEQIAGQIKEYFSGIYSSDFSTTGLASTVEIVGSAISPSIAPDTNETLISEVQAVFRTGSLPPVTNVTYVRLIPKITGAKLSAFVPERAISDNVLITHEILHTLKTSEAEIHCSMAVKTDMSKAYDRLEWHFIETVLDRFGFAVPFVNLIMQYTDERSCSALLDILHQYRMSSGQLINAAKSSISFSAKTPQAIRQRVKQHLGIEQEGGVGKYLRLPGHFGRRKKDLFTNIVDRIRQKAVSWASKHLSSAGKLVMLKAVLTPIPSYAMTCFELPVSLCNRIQYVLTRFWWDASPDKKKMCGVAWEVITTPKAAGGSGYVTFKLLTLPYLRNRRGGLYLNRTAYSLKSFAPNTAAKCRFFKWNHRKQPLTGGEEF, encoded by the exons ATGGAAATATGCAAGATATCAATGTTGGACCTCAAACATTCTGGGATATCCCTGTCATGGAGAGGCAAACGACGTAGCCATCTTGTTTACTGCAGACTGGATCGAACGCTGGTTAATCCGGCATGGTCTGATAGATTTCCCACGGGCAGATACCAATACCTCGGTTTCGAAGGATCAAACCACCGACCTGTGCTCACAGTTTTTGACTCAGGAAAACAACATAGAAACCGGTTATTTCGGTATGATCGCAGACTCCGGGAAAACGAGGCTGTTAAGGAAATAATTGCAGAGATTTGGAATGCGAATCCAGATGCGTCCGTCAACACTCGACTAGCAATGTGCAGACGTGCTATCACTGTCTGGATGCAAGAGCAATTCTTCAATAGTAAGGAGGCAATTAACAAACTCAAACAGAGACTGGACGTTGCGATGTCTGACCCCAAAGGTGACGATAAGCTGATAAATGATCTCAATCTCGGTCTCATGGTGGCGTATAAAGCAGAAGAGGAATTCTGGCGACAAAGGAGCAGAATCATGTGGTTATCCTTAGGGGATAAGAACTCAGGGTATTTTCACGCGATCGCCAAGGGACGTCGAGCTCGAGACAGAATGACAGTTATCGAGGATGCAGTGGGTACAGCGTACTATGAAGAGGAACAGATTGCGGGACAGATAAAAGAATATTTTTCGGGCATCTACTCCTCGGACTTCTCGACCACCGGCTTAGCATCTACTGTCGAGATAGTAGGATCAGCCATCTCACCCTCTATCGCACCTGATACGAACGAAA CTTTGATCTCAGAAGTACAGGCAGTCTTCCGGACAGGAAGCTTACCACCGGTTACCAACGTCACGTACGTTCGTCTCATTCCGAAGATAACAGGAGCGAAGCTG TCAGCCTTTGTGCCTGAAAGAGCCATCTCGGACAACGTTCTCATCACACATGAGATTCTCCACACACTTAAGACGTCGGAAGCGGAAATTCATTGCTCGATGGCCGTCAAGACAGACATGAGTAAGGCCTATGATAGGCTAGAATGGCACTTCATTGAGACAGTCCTGGACCGGTTCGGATTTGCAGTACCGTTCGTCAACCTGATCATGCAAT ACACTGATGAGAGGAGCTGCTCTGCCTTGTTAGACATCTTGCATCAGTATAGAATGTCGTCTGGTCAACTGATAAATGCGGCCAAGTCCTCTATATCCTTCTCGGCTAAGACCCCGCAGGCAATACGGCAACGTGTTAAACAACACCTCGGGATTGAGCAGGAAGGAGGAGTAGGGAAGTACTTACGACTACCAGGACATTTTGGACGACGCAAGAAAGACCTCTTTACAAACATCGTAGATCGCATCAGACAAAAGGCGGTTAGCTGGGCCTCAAAGCACCTCTCAAGCGCAGGAAAACTTGTCATGCTGAAGGCCGTACTCACACCGATCCCATCCTATGCGATGACATGTTTCGAGTTACCAGTGAGCTTATGTAACCGGATACAATATGTGCTCACGAGGTTCTGGTGGGATGCTTCGCCAGACAAGAAGAAAATGTGTGGGGTGGCATGGGAAGTAATCACAACACCAAAAGCGGCAGGGGGCTCGGGGTACGTGACATTCAAGCTTTTAACACTGCCCTACTTGCGAAACAGGCGTGGCGGATTGTATCTAAACCGGACTGCCTACTCTCTAAAATCCTTCGCGCCAAATACTGCAGCAAAGTGTCGTTTCTTCAAGTGGAACCACCGAAAACAGCCTCTCACGGGTGGCGAGGAATTCTAA